The genomic stretch gtgtggacCAACCAACATTATGGATGCTCACTGGGCTTCCCACTCCTCATCTGAGACGTCGTCAGGGGAAATGGTGCGAGTGTTGCTGGCGCGAATGCTGCTGATGTTGGTGAAAGAGAGGAGGCTTGCGATACCCATCAGACTCACACCGGTGCCATCCAGATTCACCTGAGCCAGATGCATGTGTTTCAAGAACTTTAGACCTGAGGAAAACATATAAAAATGCATAGAGATTGTTCACCCAAGCAAGAAAAGATAACATTGTGGCCAAGTCAGACGAGGAAGGGGCCAGTGATTTTGAGTTTGACCTTACCGTGGTCTGTGATCCGTGTGCGGCTGAGATTAAGTTTAACAAGCTGATTGCAGCGGATCAGACCTCTCCTCACTACTGTGTCTCCCACCTGAGTGCTGGCTAACCCCAACacctaaaaaacagaaaaaataaaattcagaaAAATATCCTGTTAACCTTTTATCAACAATACAGGCAGAggtttgcatgttttttaatAAGACATAAATTAACCTGTTGGCAAATGTACTCCAAACTGAAAACTGCACTTTCAAAATCCTCtgtataaataacaaaatagtaTATTGCATGACAGATAATGACTAAGGTTTCCAACACAACTTTTAACCCCTGGCTCTCACCTTATCACATTTTCACCACTCTTAACCCTAGATTAATGAGTGCTGTACTGTAGCAGGGTTTGATTTGTGGAGCTAGGAAAGCAAGCAACTGAGTGCGTTAACCCAGAGTTATCAAGGAATACAGTGTCAAAATCTAAAACTTGAATGTCCAGGGTAATTGTTAACCAATAGGTTAAATTAACCCAGTGTTAAATGTGATCTAAGTTAACCTATGTTTATTATAACAAAGGGTGAAAATTACAGAGCAGCACATATTATTTCTCTACCATTTCTTAAACTAAGCTTGTGCTAGGCAATTGACAGATggacaaatacacaaatgtcaGCAGTAAAATCACCTGGAGGTGTGGCAGACAGGTGATGAGCTCGGCCACTCCTCGGCTGGTGACTGCTGTTCGGTCCAAACAGAgctcctgcagctcctgcagGCCACGCAGAGAGGGAAGCCCTGCATCTGTCACCTGAGTGTTGCTAAGTGACAGCTTCTTCAACCTAGTACACACAATACTCCAGTCAATATCCCTGTTGTAATCATACCGAAACAACCGTTATGATGACCTGTGTGTATTGTACAGTACAAAGAAAACAGTTATAAAGTGTGGGAATGACCTGGCCATGGCGGAGAGCTGGCTGACTCCCTGGTCTGTGACTTGTGTGTAGTCTGTCAGGTCCAGCTCTGAGAGCAGAGACAGTCTAGAGAGGAATGACAACCCACTATCTGTCACACAGTGGCGTCCAGGGAGGGTCAGCTGAGTCAACTTTAGACCTGGGAGGAAAGTAGAAACCTTTCTAAGAGTTTAATTCACCACAGACTTGGACCactttgtttcactttgtctgtctgctcatttttaaatgtttctttccaTTTACAAACCTGAGATGATCTGCAGGGCTTGATTCCCATCCGCTACAGGGATTCCCGCCAAACTGAGGGAAGACAGGGCAGGGTGGGTGGCGAGGTGCTCCAGAGAGCTTTCTGTAACACTTGTCCCATCCAGGTTCAGAGTCTGCAGGCTGGACACCTCTGCCAAAGCTGACACATCCCTGACCTGGCAGAACAGCACCCATCAAGACAAAGAAATGTCAGGaggagaaaataacaaaatgataaaacatgcCAGATGTGCCGGTAGAGCTGAAGTACCTTAGTCTGCTTGATGCTGAGGAGCCGCAGTTGTGGCACACAGGTGGGCAGGACTACTAGTGTGGCTTCAGTCACAGCCGTCTGGTTCAGGCTGAGCTGAGAGAGGCAGGATGGAGCTGAATTGAGATACAGCACCATCCCAGCATCGGTCACTTTGGTGTGGTCCAGGGACAGGAAACAGAGGCTCTTTAAACCTTGTAGGCACAGAAAGAAGGAAAGTAATATGTTGATATGTGGCAAAAATCTTTAAAACCCATTCAACACTAAATATAAGTACTTAACACAGAGCAGCTTATGTTGGGATCTGGCATTCTTGCACGTAGTTGTAACTGCCTAAAAAGTGGTGTTACATAATCTATTATACCCATTATCCCCTCCCCCTAGTAACAGTCTGAGCCTTGTTTGCAAGACAGCTTGTAGAAAGTCTAACCTGTGATATGCTGCAGACAGGAGTCAGTCAGTTTGCTACAGGAGGCCAGGTTGAGGTACTGGAGTTTGACCAGGCTGGACAGGATTGACAGCCCAGAGtctggacaaaacaagtttAGGAGATTAAAATGAAATAGCACAGATGGTGACCAAACATACTGCAGAAGTTAACGCAGCAAAATTGACATCTGAAAAGCCTAGAAACTTCATCCTGGGATAAAATTCTATACCTGTGATGAGAGGTGAGTTGACCAGACTCAGATGCTTCAGTGCTGTGAAGGCCCGTAACTGCCGCAGGAGCTCATTGGTGGAGTAAGCGTAGCAGTTGAGGACAAACTTCTGCAATGGACAGCCAAAGAAGAGCTCCAGGGTGCGTGGACGTAGAAGCCTCTCACGGGACATGTGGTTGAGCAGAAGCTCTGCTAACTCCGGGGTGAGGCATGCCAGACTGCTGCTGtactgcatgctgggagctgaGAGAGTAGAGACACGGGGCCAAGAATTACAACAGTGTGTAAACAAAGCAATGAGACACATTTCATGAAAAATCTGTGTCTTACAACTGAATATTCTACACTGTCTCTTACCAGTCATGAGGTGGACAGTTGCCCGTGTGGCCAAGGCACATAGGGACGACACGCTTGGTGCCCTGAAGGGTCTTTTAGGGGGTGATGGTTGGCCCTGGGAGGCAGGGGGGTCTTCTTGCTGTGCAGCTCTTTGAAGACGCTCCACTGCAGCCAGACCTGCAGCACCAGGTGCCACCCGACCTCCCAAATCCTCAGGCTCTACTGGGTGCTCTTCTGGAGCctccctgaaacacacaaacacaactgtcTCTTACACccatactgtattttaatgtgCATGTAAAGTATGTCATGGTCGCTCTGTAACTTCAAGACTGTTATCAATAATCCTTCTCTACCTGCGTGTCTAACAATGCCTCTAAACTATGTAACAGGGCGTTGCTGTAAGAGAACATTTCATCTTGGCCAACCCACCTTGTT from Siniperca chuatsi isolate FFG_IHB_CAS linkage group LG19, ASM2008510v1, whole genome shotgun sequence encodes the following:
- the si:ch73-173p19.1 gene encoding uncharacterized protein si:ch73-173p19.1 is translated as MSSAAPPTIGELFLILSEMGFTEEQIQAAVQAGHFSVPDAAEWLLQGQYPRHRLVKQSSQPAETAFSAFNPPKEAASTSETQTSPSDSRASPSLVLRPSQSCTLSPEPLPVESRIKQDKSDFEEQQRQRVAQEARAERRQKKQERELVLKRIAEDRRSLQEKIQTSAATETSPPSVQGQKLGGNIQTNLDNNCILMIRLPSGESMRERFPADAPLRSVVEHITGRHPSLPSFSLLQGFPRKRFGEAELACSLHSLGLTPNAALCIQTTPPETPQDPPSPADPPSMGQNEPPPCAVSPPVPHMPVLEGAGGQGLVLPPPLPNQLWEEAVNYAGIPGVGPSPSGLSHFWGRGNRLVPGNAEEAAGIEVDEEQEGEEEPPHMLNGMPRLPFFPENRFRGEFEPRHHWPEQGNRLREAPEEHPVEPEDLGGRVAPGAAGLAAVERLQRAAQQEDPPASQGQPSPPKRPFRAPSVSSLCALATRATVHLMTAPSMQYSSSLACLTPELAELLLNHMSRERLLRPRTLELFFGCPLQKFVLNCYAYSTNELLRQLRAFTALKHLSLVNSPLITDSGLSILSSLVKLQYLNLASCSKLTDSCLQHITGLKSLCFLSLDHTKVTDAGMVLYLNSAPSCLSQLSLNQTAVTEATLVVLPTCVPQLRLLSIKQTKVRDVSALAEVSSLQTLNLDGTSVTESSLEHLATHPALSSLSLAGIPVADGNQALQIISGLKLTQLTLPGRHCVTDSGLSFLSRLSLLSELDLTDYTQVTDQGVSQLSAMARLKKLSLSNTQVTDAGLPSLRGLQELQELCLDRTAVTSRGVAELITCLPHLQVLGLASTQVGDTVVRRGLIRCNQLVKLNLSRTRITDHGLKFLKHMHLAQVNLDGTGVSLMGIASLLSFTNISSIRASNTRTISPDDVSDEEWEAQ